A single genomic interval of Aegicerativicinus sediminis harbors:
- a CDS encoding DUF6090 family protein, translated as MIKIFRELRRQLVMIYKFDKYILYAIGEIILIVVGILIAVGIGEWRSNVKNEQELKSYYESLYYDLNQDKDSLDSLIILFDTASRAIYQEIDKMQTGKYTQDSLYSNVPGWMVYLTEFTPSKPTYMEIISSGKLQLFTNEDIKKQLLKVYNSLYPEVQFRQVATNDYIRSNRTEGLMDTYRWLMIVQNDRQDYTTVNLTNEIAPIKHDWLNDRQSEKYLRFENYLTITGSSYQGFTIRYRKIIPEIEYLMKLMKDELNK; from the coding sequence ATGATAAAAATCTTTAGAGAGCTAAGGCGTCAATTAGTAATGATATATAAATTTGATAAGTATATCTTATATGCAATCGGGGAGATCATTCTAATTGTAGTGGGGATTTTAATTGCCGTTGGGATTGGAGAATGGCGATCTAATGTAAAAAACGAGCAAGAGTTGAAATCATATTATGAAAGCCTTTATTATGATTTAAATCAAGATAAGGACAGCTTAGATAGTTTAATAATATTGTTTGATACTGCATCTCGTGCTATATATCAAGAAATTGATAAGATGCAGACAGGAAAATACACTCAAGATTCTCTATATTCAAATGTACCAGGCTGGATGGTATATTTAACTGAGTTTACTCCGTCCAAACCTACCTATATGGAAATTATTTCGAGCGGAAAATTACAGCTATTCACAAATGAGGATATAAAAAAGCAGCTATTGAAAGTTTACAATAGTTTATACCCGGAAGTACAATTTAGACAAGTCGCAACCAATGACTATATTCGATCGAACAGAACCGAAGGTTTGATGGACACTTATCGTTGGTTAATGATAGTCCAAAATGATAGACAAGACTACACAACTGTAAATTTAACCAATGAGATAGCACCGATAAAGCATGATTGGCTCAATGACAGGCAATCCGAAAAGTATTTAAGGTTTGAAAATTACTTAACTATAACCGGGTCATCCTATCAGGGATTCACTATTAGGTATCGTAAGATTATTCCTGAAATTGAATATTTAATGAAATTGATGAAGGATGAATTGAATAAATAG
- a CDS encoding T9SS type A sorting domain-containing protein, whose product MQLFHFRKVALLMVSLFTAISTLIGQNDCEDTTSPPDFITINLPAINEGLREGTHEVPKIWNLKTPLNETIQIPNGRPIYALIVSGYASNAYLDELMLYNFARYLMDKGAYVHYSWWNNLLAPYMERPLHHEESDPGNLGVNLAEFATPATAALKALPGEDYQFVADAKIFLRKIREYNPNAIIIVAGHSMGGGAVVHLGSETNEIIDILAPIDPVGNRNLPFAGPARVTTKDFNWTRWRVSRDNFRGYRRTENTGTIFNPKCTPTGEWLRRPPLISSTDPLCTGQFFVDNAPTIVFKENIVNLFHRYQKEAAFPFDFYADQPFVHTPPQGGLTSQGAVETTYAFNGLERNQDPGGWPLGTSTSEACCSSYDGVGWAADGHGEIIGYRGPGTTVPLGVRLRTSPNCGDDCAGLTWPARTWSLVDGWSHGDKTSRKNKMLMLENFTYNLLWPDRPYRPELCLVSNSLINFFADINKAPIANAGQNQIVECTGQDFTEVILDGSSSTDENIENLEFIWTSEYGTVYGEKAIIDLPLGVHCILLTINDETGYSDTDTVLVTVEDTTAPELYVTLTPNTIWPPNHKMIEILAIVNATDLCGSVVSTELFSIESSDAVDELGSGNTEPDIMRADFGTEDLSFDLRAEMSGKNGGRTYSVTYKAIDDFGNASFTTSYVEVLNKKVKTKGQLHYFFTTKSISYEVATPDNIDISIHDLNGKKLMNVENGFKKPGNYLTKVNTEMLASGVYLMILKGEKSIELINRFVIK is encoded by the coding sequence ATGCAACTATTTCATTTCCGTAAAGTGGCGCTATTAATGGTATCGTTATTTACAGCAATTTCAACACTAATCGGCCAAAACGATTGTGAAGACACTACTTCCCCACCAGATTTTATAACCATCAATCTACCAGCCATCAATGAAGGATTGAGGGAAGGCACACATGAAGTCCCAAAAATTTGGAATCTAAAAACGCCCCTAAATGAGACAATCCAAATACCAAATGGTCGTCCAATTTATGCTTTAATTGTTAGTGGTTATGCCAGTAATGCGTACTTAGATGAATTGATGCTCTATAATTTTGCTCGTTATCTAATGGATAAGGGAGCTTATGTTCATTATTCATGGTGGAATAATCTTTTAGCTCCTTATATGGAACGACCATTACACCATGAAGAATCGGACCCGGGGAATTTAGGAGTCAATCTTGCTGAATTTGCTACCCCCGCTACAGCTGCCTTAAAGGCATTGCCGGGTGAGGATTATCAGTTTGTTGCGGATGCAAAAATCTTCTTAAGAAAAATTAGAGAGTATAATCCTAATGCCATCATAATCGTAGCCGGACACAGTATGGGTGGTGGAGCGGTCGTTCATCTTGGTTCTGAAACTAATGAAATCATTGATATATTGGCTCCAATAGACCCAGTAGGAAACAGAAATTTGCCCTTTGCTGGACCTGCCAGAGTCACAACTAAAGATTTTAATTGGACACGCTGGCGAGTAAGTCGTGACAATTTCAGAGGATATCGACGTACTGAAAATACGGGTACAATATTCAATCCTAAATGTACTCCGACTGGGGAATGGTTAAGGAGGCCTCCCTTAATTAGTTCCACCGATCCTTTATGTACAGGCCAATTCTTTGTTGATAATGCCCCAACGATTGTTTTTAAAGAAAACATTGTTAACCTTTTTCATAGATATCAAAAAGAAGCTGCTTTCCCATTCGACTTTTATGCGGATCAACCATTTGTCCATACCCCTCCACAAGGGGGTTTAACAAGCCAAGGAGCTGTAGAAACCACTTATGCATTTAATGGGCTTGAAAGAAACCAGGACCCGGGAGGATGGCCTTTAGGCACATCTACATCAGAAGCTTGTTGCTCCTCTTACGACGGTGTCGGGTGGGCGGCGGATGGCCATGGAGAAATAATTGGTTATCGTGGACCAGGAACAACCGTACCATTAGGCGTTCGATTGAGAACAAGTCCTAATTGTGGTGATGACTGTGCAGGACTTACATGGCCCGCCCGTACTTGGAGCTTAGTAGATGGTTGGTCTCATGGTGACAAAACGAGTAGAAAAAATAAAATGTTGATGCTAGAAAACTTTACTTATAATTTATTGTGGCCCGATAGACCATATAGACCCGAACTATGCTTAGTGTCTAATTCCCTTATAAATTTCTTTGCAGACATAAATAAGGCTCCAATTGCTAATGCGGGACAAAATCAAATTGTGGAATGTACCGGTCAGGATTTTACAGAAGTTATATTAGATGGGTCCTCATCAACAGATGAAAATATTGAGAATTTAGAATTTATATGGACAAGCGAATATGGAACAGTGTACGGAGAAAAAGCAATTATCGATTTACCACTTGGTGTTCATTGCATATTGCTAACTATAAATGACGAGACAGGTTATAGTGATACCGATACCGTTTTGGTTACTGTTGAAGATACCACAGCTCCAGAATTGTATGTTACACTTACTCCGAACACCATATGGCCTCCAAACCATAAAATGATTGAGATTCTAGCAATTGTCAATGCAACAGATCTTTGTGGTTCGGTAGTCAGCACAGAGCTATTTTCTATAGAATCTTCCGATGCTGTAGATGAATTAGGAAGTGGCAATACAGAACCAGATATTATGCGGGCAGATTTTGGCACTGAAGATTTAAGTTTTGATTTACGGGCAGAAATGAGCGGTAAAAATGGCGGTAGAACTTATTCAGTTACCTATAAGGCTATTGATGATTTTGGCAATGCAAGCTTTACCACCTCTTACGTTGAAGTACTTAACAAGAAGGTAAAAACCAAAGGACAACTGCATTACTTTTTTACGACAAAATCAATCTCTTATGAAGTTGCTACTCCTGACAATATTGATATTTCTATACATGACCTTAATGGCAAAAAACTGATGAATGTAGAAAATGGATTTAAAAAACCAGGTAATTACCTAACCAAAGTAAACACAGAAATGTTAGCTAGCGGAGTTTACTTAATGATTTTGAAAGGTGAAAAATCGATTGAATTGATAAATCGGTTTGTGATTAAATAA
- a CDS encoding sulfite exporter TauE/SafE family protein: MEIVIISIVAFLAAILTFFSGFGLGTILTPVFMIFFPVELAIALTGVVHFFNNIYKLGLVGKNANKDVLVRFGIPAVIAALAGAWVLINIKDTQPLFSYDAFGNNFDVYPVKFLISILLIIFASMDLIPYFSNLKFGKNKLPIGGALSGFFGGLSGNQGALRSAFLIKAGLSKEAFIGTAVVVSTFVDFTRLGMYATKFLKSGLVDNLTIVLIATLSAIAGAYIGNKLLKKVTLRFLQVTVAILLIVLSIALGAGII; encoded by the coding sequence ATGGAAATAGTGATTATATCAATTGTGGCTTTCCTCGCGGCTATATTAACTTTCTTTTCTGGTTTTGGTTTAGGTACAATCCTAACACCAGTTTTTATGATATTTTTTCCTGTGGAATTGGCAATTGCTTTAACCGGTGTGGTTCATTTCTTCAATAATATTTACAAATTGGGTTTGGTAGGAAAAAATGCAAATAAGGACGTGCTTGTTCGATTTGGAATTCCTGCAGTGATTGCCGCTTTGGCTGGAGCTTGGGTTTTAATAAATATAAAAGACACTCAACCGTTGTTCTCCTATGACGCCTTCGGAAACAATTTTGATGTGTATCCCGTTAAATTTCTAATCTCGATACTCCTCATTATTTTCGCCTCAATGGATCTAATTCCATATTTCAGCAACTTGAAATTTGGTAAAAACAAATTACCAATTGGTGGAGCCTTAAGTGGGTTTTTTGGTGGTCTGTCTGGTAATCAAGGTGCATTAAGAAGTGCTTTTCTTATTAAGGCCGGACTTTCAAAAGAAGCATTTATTGGTACGGCGGTTGTTGTGTCCACTTTTGTGGATTTTACCAGATTAGGTATGTATGCCACAAAATTTTTAAAATCTGGACTGGTCGACAATTTAACAATTGTACTTATTGCAACACTTTCAGCCATAGCAGGTGCCTATATTGGAAACAAATTATTAAAAAAGGTAACATTAAGATTTCTTCAGGTTACTGTGGCAATTTTGCTTATTGTATTATCCATAGCCCTAGGTGCGGGAATAATATAA
- a CDS encoding alpha-N-arabinofuranosidase, giving the protein MKLKSLLCIILFALFVVWQSTSQKARIKIDPDRTVGEISPLIYGNFVEHLGRCVYGGIYDPNSPLSDKDGIRKDVLQAAKDLNVTITRYPGGNFVSNYHWLDGVGPNRTPRMELAWYRLETNEFGTNEFIDFAKKLNTEPYFAVNLGTGTIEEAQRWVEYCNVKDGPYYAELRKEHGYSEPHKIKYWGLGNEMDGPWQMGHLNSIDYTKKAREAAKLMKRTDPSIELIAAGSSNYRGNANPDEWNATVLAELKDVVDYIALHIYVGNTSDNYYNFVSTPLVMEERTRIVKGMIEREMQHANRGDRDPIYIAWDEYNVWYRARRGNDARGTRALEEKYNLEDALVIGGFLNGFVRNADIVKMANMAQLVNVIGPIFTSENDMYKQTIYFPLELMANHMKGTSLDVFVDCEGYSTEEFSNGMGERTTQQEFVPYLDVSAAINGNEVIFAVVNRHLDQSISTDLITQEGTFKGQFSIYEVNGETVKDKNDFNSEKVKTTEKNSISVNGKSFTYSFPPHSFTLIKGSIDK; this is encoded by the coding sequence ATGAAACTTAAGTCTCTTCTTTGTATCATCCTATTTGCATTATTTGTAGTATGGCAATCAACCTCTCAAAAGGCAAGAATTAAAATTGACCCAGACCGAACGGTTGGTGAAATCAGCCCTCTTATATATGGAAATTTCGTAGAACACTTGGGTAGATGCGTATATGGAGGAATTTACGATCCTAATTCTCCATTATCAGATAAGGATGGAATTAGAAAAGATGTTTTACAGGCAGCAAAAGATCTTAATGTTACCATTACCCGCTACCCTGGTGGTAATTTTGTTTCCAATTACCATTGGTTAGATGGTGTTGGACCTAATAGGACACCAAGAATGGAACTTGCATGGTATCGACTTGAGACCAATGAATTTGGGACAAATGAGTTTATTGATTTCGCCAAAAAACTAAACACAGAACCCTATTTTGCTGTGAATTTGGGTACCGGAACTATTGAAGAAGCCCAGCGTTGGGTAGAGTATTGTAATGTGAAAGATGGACCCTATTATGCCGAATTGAGAAAAGAACATGGATATTCAGAACCTCATAAAATAAAATATTGGGGATTAGGCAATGAAATGGATGGGCCTTGGCAAATGGGGCATTTAAATTCTATTGATTATACCAAGAAGGCACGTGAAGCAGCAAAATTGATGAAACGCACAGACCCTAGTATCGAATTAATTGCTGCTGGATCTTCAAACTATCGCGGAAATGCAAACCCAGATGAATGGAATGCAACTGTTTTGGCGGAATTGAAAGATGTAGTTGATTATATCGCCTTACATATTTATGTGGGTAATACCTCAGATAATTATTACAATTTTGTTTCCACTCCATTAGTCATGGAGGAACGCACACGTATTGTTAAAGGCATGATAGAACGTGAGATGCAACATGCCAATAGAGGCGACCGCGATCCTATTTATATCGCTTGGGACGAATACAATGTGTGGTATAGGGCAAGAAGAGGTAACGACGCTAGGGGTACCCGAGCCTTAGAGGAGAAATACAACTTAGAAGATGCACTTGTTATTGGAGGATTTTTAAATGGATTTGTGAGAAATGCCGATATTGTTAAAATGGCCAATATGGCACAATTAGTAAATGTAATTGGGCCAATCTTTACTTCGGAAAATGATATGTACAAACAAACAATTTATTTTCCATTAGAGCTCATGGCTAATCATATGAAAGGTACTTCTTTAGATGTATTCGTGGATTGTGAAGGATATAGCACTGAAGAATTTTCCAACGGTATGGGTGAACGAACAACACAACAAGAATTTGTTCCTTATTTGGACGTTTCTGCAGCAATCAATGGCAATGAGGTTATCTTTGCCGTTGTAAACAGACATTTAGATCAGTCCATCTCAACTGATTTGATTACTCAAGAAGGAACCTTTAAAGGTCAATTTTCTATATACGAAGTAAATGGTGAAACCGTGAAGGATAAAAATGACTTTAATAGTGAAAAAGTAAAGACGACAGAAAAGAATTCGATTTCCGTGAATGGCAAATCGTTCACCTACTCTTTTCCCCCACATTCTTTTACTCTTATAAAAGGATCTATTGATAAATAA
- a CDS encoding GH39 family glycosyl hydrolase has protein sequence MISQIKLKIKIGLRFVVVFLITYKLTAQSTNADNVVIDVDFENEIGPMNPIWAWWGYDEPNYTYMKDGKKLLTEISQFSPVPVYVRAHSLLVTDEGPRAALKWGSTNVYTEDPMGNPIYNWTIIDSIFDTYIERGMKPFAQIGFMPKTLSIKPEPYRHFWKPGIAYDEIYTGWAYPPNDYEKWAELVFQWVKHSIERYGREEVESWYWEVWNEPNIGYWRGTTEEYIKLYDYAADAVKRALPTAKVGGPETTGPGWDKAAEFLRTFLDHVKNGTNYATGKKGTPLDFITFHAKGSPKVVDGVVQMNMGAQLNDIRSGFEIVSSYPEFKDLPIIIGESDPEGCAACSEADYPHNAYRNGTMYSSYTAASFARKYAMADVYKVNLLGAVTWGFEFENQAWYAGYRDMATNGVDKPVLNVFRMFGMMRGKRIELNSTHSNSFDSIIQNGVRGDQTDIGGLASLEKNSACIMVWNYHDNNEDMGKTTPVEINLSGLSEKKVLLEHFTIDQTNSNSYNLWLKMGKPQNPTADQISQLEKAGQLKLATSPIYISIVGGKTTLNLDLERQAVSLFKLSW, from the coding sequence ATGATTTCACAGATAAAACTAAAGATAAAAATAGGGTTGAGGTTTGTGGTAGTATTTCTGATAACCTACAAACTTACCGCACAATCCACTAATGCAGACAATGTAGTTATAGATGTCGATTTTGAAAATGAGATTGGGCCAATGAATCCTATTTGGGCCTGGTGGGGCTATGACGAACCCAATTATACCTATATGAAGGATGGAAAGAAGTTGTTGACAGAAATATCTCAATTTAGTCCTGTGCCGGTTTATGTAAGGGCTCATAGTTTGTTGGTAACAGATGAAGGCCCAAGAGCCGCATTAAAGTGGGGTTCTACCAATGTTTATACTGAGGATCCTATGGGCAATCCAATTTATAATTGGACAATTATTGACAGTATTTTTGACACCTACATTGAGCGCGGAATGAAGCCCTTTGCTCAAATAGGATTTATGCCCAAGACACTTTCTATTAAACCAGAACCTTATAGACATTTTTGGAAACCTGGTATAGCCTATGATGAAATTTACACTGGTTGGGCTTATCCACCAAATGATTATGAGAAATGGGCAGAATTGGTATTTCAATGGGTAAAGCATTCAATAGAACGTTATGGTAGGGAAGAGGTTGAAAGTTGGTATTGGGAAGTATGGAATGAACCCAACATAGGATATTGGAGAGGAACAACTGAAGAGTATATAAAATTATATGACTATGCAGCTGATGCGGTAAAACGTGCATTACCAACTGCCAAAGTGGGAGGACCTGAAACTACGGGGCCTGGTTGGGATAAAGCCGCTGAATTTCTCCGAACCTTTTTAGACCATGTTAAAAATGGAACTAATTATGCCACCGGTAAAAAGGGTACACCTCTAGATTTCATAACCTTTCATGCAAAGGGCAGTCCAAAGGTAGTGGATGGTGTGGTTCAAATGAATATGGGTGCACAGTTGAATGACATTAGAAGTGGTTTTGAAATTGTTTCATCCTATCCAGAGTTTAAGGATTTACCCATAATTATAGGGGAATCGGACCCTGAAGGTTGTGCTGCCTGCTCAGAAGCAGATTATCCCCATAATGCTTACCGTAATGGCACCATGTATTCAAGTTATACCGCGGCATCTTTTGCTCGAAAATATGCAATGGCAGACGTTTATAAGGTAAACCTTTTAGGAGCGGTAACTTGGGGTTTTGAGTTTGAAAATCAGGCATGGTATGCTGGTTATAGAGACATGGCTACCAATGGAGTTGATAAACCGGTGTTAAATGTATTTAGAATGTTTGGTATGATGAGAGGGAAACGGATAGAGTTAAACAGTACTCATTCTAACTCCTTTGATTCTATAATCCAAAATGGAGTTAGGGGAGACCAAACAGACATTGGTGGACTCGCTTCCTTGGAAAAAAATTCAGCTTGCATAATGGTCTGGAATTATCACGACAATAATGAGGATATGGGTAAAACAACCCCAGTTGAGATAAATTTAAGCGGTTTATCTGAAAAGAAGGTATTGCTTGAGCATTTCACAATAGACCAAACAAATAGCAATTCCTATAATTTATGGTTAAAAATGGGCAAACCACAAAATCCAACCGCTGACCAAATTTCCCAACTAGAGAAGGCAGGGCAATTGAAATTGGCAACTTCACCTATCTACATTTCAATTGTTGGAGGGAAAACAACTCTCAATTTAGATTTGGAGCGTCAGGCAGTTTCCCTATTCAAACTGAGTTGGTAA
- a CDS encoding glycoside hydrolase family 2 protein: MKLTKVGKVVTLLLCICSFWCPAQSTFISNSENRTYTNLNGKWEYILDPYETGGMGGRAIFENYKTKDKTDRVEYGFTKGRTLYVPGGWNTQKPELLYYEASIWYRKTFDKPNVSLNKRYFVYVGAANQTATVTFNGEVLGKHEGGYTPFSFEVTDLIRDKENFLIIGVSNKRDADDIPAKVHDWFNHGGITRDVKLIEVPQTFINNYFLSLDKSTLLSKTKRIDAKIELTGNSLPEKAQISIPELNIKQEINTNSKSSIDFTVDVKNLELWSPETPKLYTVTIEAGEDIITDKIGFRTIETKGKEILLNGKPIFLKGICLHDENPLTKNRANTIEDAQLVLGWAQELGCNFIRLTHYPHQEKLVLLADKLGILLWEELPLYWGIQWENPEVLKKAKAQYAELINRDYNRASSIIWSIANETAPIPSRNEFLTELAEFVRSKDQTRLISAAIKKDQELDGHPDSVYTYNDPLIETLDILSINEYLGWYGGLPDESRKKSFTSGFEKPIIISEFGGGALQGFHGDKLTRWSEEFQEYQYKESIAMFDKIDGMVGMTPWILVDFMSPLRQLPGIQDGWNRKGLISEKGIKKKAFFVLKEYYDKK, encoded by the coding sequence ATGAAACTGACCAAAGTTGGTAAGGTTGTAACCCTTCTTTTATGCATTTGTTCTTTTTGGTGCCCCGCCCAATCCACCTTTATTTCAAATTCTGAAAATCGAACTTACACTAACTTAAATGGTAAATGGGAATATATCCTAGACCCATATGAAACAGGAGGTATGGGAGGAAGAGCCATTTTTGAAAATTACAAAACTAAAGACAAAACAGACCGTGTAGAATATGGCTTCACCAAAGGAAGAACACTTTATGTTCCTGGTGGATGGAATACCCAAAAACCAGAATTACTATATTATGAAGCTTCCATTTGGTATAGAAAAACATTTGACAAACCTAATGTTTCCCTTAATAAGAGATACTTTGTATACGTTGGGGCAGCAAACCAAACTGCTACGGTTACTTTTAATGGGGAGGTATTGGGAAAGCACGAGGGCGGTTATACCCCATTCAGTTTTGAGGTTACAGATCTTATTAGAGACAAGGAGAACTTTTTAATTATCGGTGTAAGTAATAAGCGAGATGCAGATGATATTCCGGCTAAAGTCCATGACTGGTTTAACCATGGTGGCATTACTCGAGATGTAAAATTAATTGAAGTACCCCAGACCTTCATCAACAACTATTTTTTATCCCTGGACAAATCTACCTTGCTCAGTAAAACAAAACGTATCGACGCTAAAATTGAGCTGACAGGAAATTCGTTGCCAGAAAAAGCTCAAATTTCAATTCCTGAATTAAATATTAAACAGGAAATTAATACCAATTCAAAAAGTTCAATTGACTTCACGGTTGATGTCAAAAATTTGGAATTATGGTCTCCTGAAACCCCAAAATTATACACTGTTACAATTGAGGCAGGTGAAGACATTATTACCGATAAGATTGGATTTAGAACCATAGAAACTAAAGGAAAGGAGATTCTTCTTAACGGGAAACCGATATTTTTAAAGGGAATTTGTTTACATGATGAAAACCCCTTAACGAAAAACCGGGCCAACACTATCGAAGATGCCCAATTGGTATTAGGTTGGGCACAAGAATTAGGCTGCAACTTTATTCGCTTAACCCATTATCCACACCAAGAAAAATTGGTCCTCCTTGCAGACAAGTTAGGCATACTTCTTTGGGAAGAACTTCCTTTATATTGGGGTATACAATGGGAAAACCCAGAGGTTTTAAAGAAGGCAAAAGCCCAATATGCTGAATTAATAAATCGCGATTATAACCGTGCAAGTTCAATAATATGGTCTATTGCAAATGAGACAGCCCCCATTCCCTCTCGCAACGAATTTTTAACTGAACTGGCAGAATTTGTTAGATCTAAAGACCAAACCAGATTAATTTCTGCTGCTATAAAAAAAGACCAAGAATTAGATGGGCATCCAGATAGCGTATATACCTACAATGACCCACTTATTGAAACATTGGATATTCTAAGCATCAATGAGTATTTAGGGTGGTATGGCGGATTACCTGATGAAAGTAGAAAAAAATCATTTACCTCAGGATTTGAAAAACCTATCATTATCAGCGAATTTGGCGGTGGTGCACTACAAGGATTTCACGGTGATAAATTAACGCGCTGGAGTGAAGAATTCCAAGAGTATCAATACAAAGAAAGTATTGCCATGTTTGACAAAATTGATGGTATGGTAGGAATGACCCCTTGGATATTGGTAGATTTCATGTCTCCCTTAAGACAATTACCTGGAATTCAGGATGGGTGGAATAGAAAAGGGTTGATTTCAGAAAAAGGGATTAAGAAGAAGGCATTTTTTGTATTGAAGGAATACTATGATAAAAAATAA
- a CDS encoding DMT family transporter translates to MESWMSPMGYTVTRMFFGTVIFWIIGFFIKKDRFIEKKDLVTIAIGGLMGFIGTQFLFSQALEYTTPVIFSLLMALIPVVVLILSAIFLKELVSIRKVLGILISITGAAIVILFNNAQGSSGGSHLLGVLFSVLCVLCYGGYMVITRKISMKYHPLTIAKWMFLVSAVAAIPFSFGSLRDQPIYSDQADLTAYGLLAFALLFSTIIAFFLMPFALKRLEASMVSVFMNLQPIIASMIAILVGQDQFTWDKPLATLMVVFGVYMVTTNSSRHWQNKILA, encoded by the coding sequence ATGGAAAGCTGGATGAGCCCCATGGGCTATACGGTTACAAGAATGTTTTTTGGAACGGTGATTTTTTGGATTATAGGTTTCTTTATAAAAAAGGATCGTTTCATTGAAAAAAAGGATTTGGTAACGATTGCCATTGGAGGGTTAATGGGCTTTATTGGTACTCAATTTCTGTTTTCACAAGCCTTGGAATATACAACCCCTGTTATTTTTTCATTATTAATGGCGCTAATCCCAGTGGTAGTTCTTATTCTTTCCGCAATATTTCTAAAAGAGCTTGTGTCGATAAGAAAGGTTTTGGGTATTTTAATAAGTATAACTGGTGCAGCTATAGTGATACTTTTTAATAATGCTCAAGGAAGTTCAGGAGGAAGCCACCTTTTGGGTGTGTTATTTTCGGTATTGTGTGTCCTTTGTTATGGGGGATATATGGTAATAACTCGAAAAATTTCCATGAAATACCATCCGTTAACCATAGCAAAATGGATGTTCTTGGTCTCTGCTGTTGCAGCAATTCCTTTTAGTTTTGGGTCATTGAGAGATCAACCGATTTATTCAGATCAAGCAGACCTAACCGCTTATGGTCTATTGGCTTTTGCCCTTCTTTTTTCTACAATTATTGCTTTCTTTTTAATGCCATTTGCTTTAAAACGGCTAGAGGCAAGTATGGTAAGTGTTTTTATGAATTTACAACCAATAATTGCATCTATGATAGCCATTTTGGTTGGGCAAGATCAATTCACTTGGGATAAACCTTTGGCTACGTTAATGGTAGTTTTCGGAGTTTATATGGTCACTACTAATTCATCTAGGCACTGGCAAAACAAGATACTAGCTTAG
- a CDS encoding fasciclin domain-containing protein — translation MLRMFTKLPQIALITFLTFTLSSCDSDSVEPIQDEPNMSLYETIDSYAIKFDNSTAERNGAPKKGDDPIAAIAIGGGFNELVSALSYVDAELDAGLVNLFLNGKDQYTVFAPTDDAFNALYDFLKVDGVTDLDPELVLNVLLYHVTDGRRASNSVVPKNGMRTIETLLGPTFDVYPDLKIMAVGNSANITYADISASNGIIHVIDQVILPIEVD, via the coding sequence ATGTTACGAATGTTTACCAAATTACCCCAAATCGCACTTATCACTTTTTTAACCTTCACCCTTTCTTCATGTGATTCTGATAGTGTGGAACCGATCCAAGATGAACCTAACATGTCTTTATATGAGACAATCGATTCCTACGCTATTAAATTTGACAATTCTACAGCAGAACGAAATGGTGCTCCTAAGAAAGGAGATGACCCAATCGCTGCTATTGCCATCGGAGGCGGATTTAATGAGTTAGTATCGGCATTATCTTATGTAGATGCAGAACTTGACGCAGGTTTGGTCAACTTATTTTTAAACGGGAAAGACCAATACACTGTTTTTGCACCAACTGATGACGCTTTCAATGCACTTTATGATTTTCTTAAAGTGGACGGTGTTACAGATTTAGACCCCGAATTGGTATTAAATGTATTATTATATCACGTCACTGATGGAAGAAGAGCTTCTAATAGTGTAGTTCCTAAAAACGGAATGAGGACCATTGAAACATTATTAGGTCCTACATTCGATGTGTATCCTGATTTAAAGATTATGGCTGTAGGAAATTCAGCCAATATTACCTATGCTGACATATCAGCGTCTAACGGTATTATTCACGTTATTGATCAAGTCATTCTGCCCATAGAGGTTGATTAA